In the Helicobacter typhlonius genome, one interval contains:
- the grpE gene encoding nucleotide exchange factor GrpE — translation MQENKDELQEQLEADSQEALDSAQDTESTQEVESAQDIEDYKRQYDELKDQYVRAFADFENTKKRLERDKNQSLEYANERVMSDLLPVLDTLDKALESARANPEAQAIAQGLELTLESFNKVLNKHGVERIDTSGEFDPNLHECLMQVPSQDKEDGSILATLQQGYVYKSRVLRPAMVSVVKNQS, via the coding sequence ATGCAAGAAAATAAAGACGAGCTACAAGAGCAGCTTGAAGCAGATTCACAAGAGGCGTTAGATTCTGCACAAGATACAGAATCTACGCAAGAAGTAGAATCGGCGCAAGACATAGAAGATTATAAGCGTCAATATGATGAGCTAAAAGATCAATATGTGCGAGCATTTGCGGATTTTGAAAATACAAAAAAACGATTAGAACGAGATAAAAATCAAAGCTTAGAATACGCTAATGAGCGTGTGATGAGTGATTTGCTTCCTGTGCTTGATACACTTGATAAGGCTTTAGAATCAGCTCGTGCTAATCCAGAGGCACAAGCCATCGCACAAGGCTTAGAGCTGACACTAGAATCTTTTAACAAAGTGCTTAACAAGCACGGCGTTGAGCGCATTGACACAAGTGGCGAGTTTGACCCAAACTTGCACGAGTGTTTAATGCAAGTGCCAAGTCAAGACAAGGAAGATGGAAGTATCCTTGCCACCTTGCAGCAAGGATATGTATATAAGAGCAGGGTGCTGCGTCCCGCAATGGTAAGCGTGGTCAAAAACCAATCTTAA
- a CDS encoding sodium-dependent transporter yields MNNFSRLGFIMATLGSSIGLGHIWRFPYMAGENGGGAFVIFYLILALCIGVSMLIAEMLLGNIARSNPLDNYPILDKLNTSPTAHDKLDIHNQSVQDLKPLNKSLMWLGINAIAGPLILSFYAVVMGWILYYLIFVSTHLPSDIQGSVALFNEIRTQSFLWQSLCFASIIAFTAFVVARGIKKGIERLNLILMPLLFIIFVGLLIYALTLEEFGKSWHFMFHFDPSRITLDTLIESLAQVFFSLSLGVSTIAVYAANAKEGENLLKSGLWVVISGIVISLIAGLMIFTFIYHFDGQPSEGVGLLLISLPLAFHSLGSSGEVISILFFIAVLFAGLTSTISMLEPGVRILCDKLNFSQAKASYTLGGVILILGFLVILWSNADLNMPTIREKNLFDMLDFLTTPPPCLCR; encoded by the coding sequence ATGAATAACTTCAGTAGGCTGGGCTTTATTATGGCGACTTTGGGTAGCTCTATTGGTTTGGGACATATTTGGCGATTTCCATATATGGCAGGGGAAAATGGCGGTGGGGCTTTTGTGATATTCTACCTTATCCTTGCGCTATGTATTGGCGTCTCAATGCTGATTGCCGAAATGCTCCTTGGCAACATTGCGCGAAGCAACCCTTTAGATAATTACCCTATCCTTGATAAGCTTAATACCTCACCTACTGCACACGATAAATTAGACATACACAATCAGTCTGTGCAAGATTTAAAACCCCTTAATAAATCCCTGATGTGGCTAGGGATAAATGCCATTGCCGGACCCCTTATCCTTAGCTTTTACGCGGTAGTAATGGGCTGGATTCTGTATTATCTCATCTTTGTTAGCACTCATTTGCCTAGTGATATTCAAGGCTCTGTTGCACTTTTTAATGAGATTCGGACACAATCATTCCTGTGGCAGAGTCTTTGCTTTGCTAGTATTATTGCTTTTACTGCATTTGTTGTGGCGCGTGGGATTAAAAAGGGTATTGAGCGACTCAATCTTATCCTTATGCCTCTGCTTTTTATTATATTTGTGGGACTACTCATCTATGCACTTACGCTCGAGGAGTTTGGTAAAAGCTGGCATTTTATGTTTCATTTTGACCCATCGCGCATTACTCTTGATACGCTTATAGAATCTCTCGCGCAAGTCTTTTTCTCCCTCTCACTGGGCGTAAGCACGATAGCTGTCTATGCGGCAAATGCAAAAGAGGGTGAAAATCTCCTTAAAAGCGGCTTGTGGGTAGTAATAAGCGGTATTGTCATCTCGCTTATCGCCGGACTTATGATTTTTACATTTATTTATCATTTTGACGGGCAGCCAAGCGAGGGTGTGGGGCTTTTACTCATCTCTTTGCCCCTTGCATTTCATTCGCTGGGGAGCAGCGGAGAGGTTATTAGCATACTCTTTTTTATTGCTGTGCTTTTTGCCGGACTCACCTCCACAATCTCTATGCTTGAGCCGGGTGTGAGAATCCTCTGCGACAAGCTTAATTTTTCCCAAGCCAAAGCCTCATACACATTAGGCGGCGTGATTTTGATACTCGGCTTTCTTGTGATTTTGTGGAGTAATGCTGACCTTAATATGCCTACCATACGCGAAAAAAACCTTTTTGATATGCTCGATTTCCTCACCACACCACCTCCGTGCTTATGCCGCTAG
- a CDS encoding outer membrane protein transport protein — MLRSLVLLLLCCCLAYTSGFKINEQSLNSTALNSAYVAGAYGADSAYYNPANMGFSHPLSDTAKHDLDITFTGIYIPGFAFTTDTNLKNIGEGSINWGLSTTTTLGIDSNMANLANTFLGVDLSAPIEVPSEVKNQHGEWGFSERGALVEGSADPTFFPVPKIFYKSKTAKNKWGNWNFGASFTAPSGLAMNWNGEAGAFLRNVMIAMVEFSPSLSWNYDERISIGVSPRILYGMGNFKNTVFVPLGTKDKPGEVITNIKDFDEIPESMVPPAMAQLIYAVNTAQGNALAALAGLGVSGGGHLNNKLRYQMPTIFNPEAWFGMPDPSVFAPYVDDNKQSIDVAGYNAKVAEINAKIKKNWENYQGEWTNGNLEWRYNDKTCASQTAICLPTLFNKVPNQTYKTTINGVEQTGYKFVNGVNYCIQNGYSTSDFYGCGNLADTMKEAQNLGAYVNCYTGTFYDFNGNLQTSNPGPCAYPSPTETDADGAPRGYLPLMDAKQVANAFGMGDMEITTRLVGATKVEQKSNGADLAFGYKLAMSMRPFESKKTTLSVVYTSPVTFNLKGGLDATTYIGGSVGNVNMKADLNLGVTLPSSVQIAIMHYFEQLSVEFVYERIYWSKGDKFAFNFSNPKFTPLSGMVMQFSSQQLEAMMGLADYGAVAMGDGWQDTIALRLGVTYLTQKNLLLMFSAAFDQSPVPQDKIGIPDSNAYMFGAGVRKTFSEQWNLGVAYSLSLKDGRKSIYQTGGFGQLHLLSASLGYQF; from the coding sequence GTGCTAAGAAGTCTTGTTCTCTTGCTTTTGTGTTGTTGTCTTGCCTATACATCGGGCTTCAAAATAAATGAGCAGAGCCTTAATTCAACCGCGCTGAATTCTGCTTATGTCGCTGGAGCTTATGGGGCGGATAGCGCATATTATAATCCTGCTAATATGGGTTTTTCTCACCCATTATCAGACACGGCTAAACACGATTTAGATATTACTTTTACAGGCATTTACATTCCGGGTTTTGCTTTTACAACAGATACGAATTTGAAAAATATTGGCGAGGGGTCTATTAATTGGGGCTTAAGCACCACTACGACATTGGGTATTGATTCAAATATGGCAAATTTAGCAAACACTTTTTTGGGTGTGGATTTGAGTGCACCCATTGAAGTGCCCTCTGAAGTGAAAAACCAGCACGGAGAATGGGGATTTAGTGAGAGAGGTGCATTAGTTGAGGGTTCTGCTGACCCGACATTTTTTCCTGTGCCTAAGATTTTTTATAAAAGCAAAACTGCTAAAAATAAGTGGGGAAATTGGAATTTTGGTGCGAGTTTTACTGCTCCTAGCGGATTAGCAATGAATTGGAATGGCGAGGCAGGAGCTTTTTTACGCAATGTGATGATTGCAATGGTGGAATTTAGTCCTTCTTTGAGCTGGAATTATGATGAACGTATTTCTATTGGGGTAAGTCCGCGGATTCTCTATGGAATGGGCAATTTCAAAAACACTGTGTTTGTTCCACTTGGCACAAAAGATAAGCCCGGTGAAGTGATTACAAATATTAAAGATTTTGATGAAATTCCAGAATCTATGGTGCCACCAGCTATGGCGCAGCTCATTTATGCAGTAAACACAGCTCAAGGTAATGCTTTAGCTGCTTTGGCAGGATTAGGAGTTTCTGGTGGAGGACACTTAAATAATAAGCTTCGATATCAAATGCCTACAATATTTAATCCTGAAGCGTGGTTTGGTATGCCTGACCCGAGTGTGTTTGCTCCTTATGTTGATGACAATAAACAAAGCATTGATGTTGCAGGTTATAATGCAAAGGTTGCAGAGATTAACGCAAAAATTAAAAAGAATTGGGAGAACTATCAGGGTGAATGGACAAATGGTAACTTAGAATGGCGGTATAATGATAAGACTTGTGCAAGTCAAACAGCTATTTGTTTGCCCACATTATTCAATAAAGTGCCTAATCAAACTTATAAAACTACTATTAATGGGGTAGAGCAAACAGGCTATAAATTTGTCAATGGCGTAAATTATTGTATTCAAAATGGTTATAGCACAAGTGATTTTTATGGTTGTGGCAATTTGGCAGACACTATGAAAGAAGCTCAAAACTTAGGAGCATATGTGAATTGTTACACAGGGACATTTTATGATTTTAATGGTAATTTGCAAACAAGTAACCCGGGACCTTGTGCTTATCCATCTCCAACAGAAACAGATGCCGATGGAGCCCCACGTGGCTATCTCCCTCTAATGGATGCCAAACAAGTGGCAAATGCCTTTGGTATGGGAGATATGGAGATTACTACAAGGCTTGTAGGAGCGACTAAAGTAGAGCAAAAAAGTAATGGTGCAGATCTTGCCTTTGGCTATAAACTTGCAATGAGTATGCGTCCATTTGAAAGCAAGAAAACTACTTTGAGTGTTGTTTATACTTCTCCCGTAACTTTTAACCTCAAGGGCGGTCTTGATGCTACAACTTATATTGGTGGTTCTGTGGGTAATGTAAATATGAAAGCAGATTTAAATCTTGGTGTTACGCTTCCTTCAAGCGTGCAAATTGCAATAATGCACTATTTTGAGCAATTAAGTGTAGAGTTTGTATATGAGAGAATTTATTGGAGCAAGGGAGATAAATTTGCATTTAACTTTAGCAATCCCAAATTTACGCCTCTTAGCGGTATGGTAATGCAATTTAGTTCGCAACAATTAGAAGCAATGATGGGGTTAGCTGATTATGGTGCAGTGGCTATGGGTGATGGTTGGCAGGATACTATTGCTTTGCGTTTAGGGGTTACTTATTTGACACAAAAGAATCTACTTCTAATGTTTTCTGCGGCATTTGACCAATCCCCTGTGCCTCAAGATAAAATAGGAATCCCCGATAGTAATGCCTATATGTTTGGTGCAGGAGTGAGAAAAACATTTAGTGAGCAATGGAATCTAGGCGTTGCATATAGTCTAAGTCTTAAAGATGGGCGTAAAAGTATTTATCAAACAGGTGGATTTGGACAACTTCATTTGCTCTCTGCCTCTTTGGGTTATCAATTTTAA
- a CDS encoding MqnA/MqnD/SBP family protein, translating into MRFGKIEYLNLLPFDVFIKKYPTPSYFKIFLGLRKSYPARLNKDFLYRRIDAGFISSIAGYESARQKKATNAGIVAKGAVWSVLALPRAQKDDYQSASSNALAKVLGVRGEILIGDRALHYNLGGGESIDLGKLWWDKHHLGFSFGRLCFNKDSAFYKQLAQRFIRVPVKIPHYILQERSRQSNIAAADILAYLKHIHYRIGKKESIALSRFYTQMRLKGIKKPTRF; encoded by the coding sequence ATGCGCTTTGGTAAAATCGAGTATTTGAATCTGCTTCCCTTTGATGTGTTTATCAAAAAATATCCCACGCCTTCATATTTTAAAATCTTTTTGGGCTTGAGGAAATCCTACCCTGCGAGGCTTAATAAGGATTTTTTGTATCGGCGAATTGATGCGGGATTTATCTCGAGTATCGCAGGATATGAGAGTGCGCGTCAAAAAAAAGCGACAAATGCGGGGATTGTGGCAAAGGGCGCGGTATGGAGTGTGCTCGCCTTGCCTCGAGCGCAAAAAGACGATTATCAATCTGCTTCATCAAATGCCCTAGCAAAGGTGCTCGGCGTGAGGGGCGAGATTCTTATTGGTGATAGGGCTTTGCACTACAATTTGGGTGGTGGTGAGAGCATCGACCTTGGTAAGCTATGGTGGGACAAACATCATTTGGGTTTTAGCTTTGGGCGATTGTGCTTTAATAAAGATAGCGCGTTTTATAAGCAACTCGCGCAAAGATTCATAAGAGTGCCTGTGAAGATTCCGCATTATATTTTGCAGGAACGAAGCAGACAGAGCAATATCGCTGCTGCGGATATTCTCGCATATCTTAAGCACATTCATTATCGTATAGGCAAAAAAGAGAGCATAGCCTTAAGTCGATTCTATACACAAATGCGCCTTAAGGGTATCAAAAAGCCTACGCGTTTTTAA
- a CDS encoding YbgC/FadM family acyl-CoA thioesterase encodes MESYRLRVYFEDTDCGGIVYHTNYLKYCERARSELFFAKNMQPFVEQSGFVLKHAEMDFVASAHLGDMLEVRNEILECKNVSIKLKQNVYRIYDALAHSLSDALVFSAVITLAFVDVKKGKPCKIPTFMREILEGKSLS; translated from the coding sequence TTGGAATCATATCGCTTGAGAGTGTATTTTGAAGATACGGATTGTGGCGGGATTGTGTATCATACAAATTACCTTAAATATTGTGAGCGCGCACGAAGCGAATTGTTTTTTGCTAAAAATATGCAGCCTTTTGTGGAACAAAGTGGCTTTGTGCTTAAACACGCCGAAATGGATTTTGTCGCAAGCGCACATTTAGGCGATATGCTAGAGGTAAGAAACGAGATTTTAGAGTGCAAAAATGTTTCCATAAAGCTCAAGCAAAATGTGTATAGAATCTATGACGCACTTGCGCATTCTTTAAGTGATGCTCTCGTGTTTAGCGCGGTGATTACCCTTGCCTTTGTCGATGTGAAAAAGGGCAAACCTTGTAAGATTCCGACATTTATGCGTGAGATTTTAGAGGGCAAATCTTTAAGTTAG
- the dnaK gene encoding molecular chaperone DnaK: MAKVIGIDLGTTNSAMAVYEGNEAKIIANKEGRNTTPSIVAFTDKGEILVGEPAKRQAVTNPKKTIYSIKRIMGLMFNEDKAKEAEKRLPYNIVDRNGACAVEIADKIYTPQEISAKILMKLKEDAQSYLGEDVTEAVITVPAYFNDSQRKATKEAGTIAGLNVLRIINEPTSAALAYGLDKKEAEKIMVYDLGGGTFDVTVLETGDNVVEVLATGGDAFLGGDDFDNRIIDWAAEEFKSDEGIDLKNDVMALQRLKDAAENAKKELSSAQETEINLPFITADASGPKHLVKKITRAKFESLIDDLIEDTIKKIDFVIKDAGISQSDISEVVMVGGSTRIPKVQERVKAFISKDLNKSVNPDEVVAVGAAIQGGVLKGDVKDVLLLDVTPLSLGIETAGGISTKVVERGVTIPTKKTQVFSTYEDNQPAVSINVLQGERELARDNKSLGRFDLSGIPAAPRGVPQIEVTFDIDANGILTVSAKDKATGKSQEIKISGSSGLSDSEIEKMVKEAELHKEEDTKKKAIIELRNNADSLVYQTKKSLEEFKDKIESAEVEKIQSAVAALEETLKNENASKEELEEKIKNLTEVSHKLAEAAYAKEQGGTQQGTDTKKKDDDVIDAEVE; encoded by the coding sequence ATGGCAAAAGTAATAGGAATTGACTTAGGAACAACAAATTCGGCAATGGCAGTGTATGAGGGCAATGAGGCAAAAATCATTGCAAACAAAGAGGGGAGAAATACTACCCCTTCAATCGTGGCTTTTACTGACAAGGGCGAGATTCTAGTTGGTGAACCTGCTAAAAGACAAGCAGTAACCAACCCCAAAAAGACGATTTATTCTATCAAGCGCATTATGGGGCTTATGTTTAATGAAGACAAGGCGAAAGAGGCAGAGAAGCGATTGCCTTATAATATCGTGGATAGAAATGGCGCGTGTGCGGTGGAAATTGCAGATAAAATTTATACACCTCAAGAGATTTCAGCCAAGATTCTAATGAAGCTTAAAGAAGACGCGCAAAGCTATTTGGGAGAAGATGTAACAGAAGCAGTTATCACTGTTCCAGCGTATTTTAATGACTCTCAACGCAAGGCAACAAAAGAAGCAGGGACAATCGCAGGGCTTAATGTGCTAAGAATCATTAACGAGCCTACCTCGGCGGCTTTAGCATATGGGCTAGATAAGAAAGAAGCAGAAAAGATTATGGTGTATGACTTGGGCGGTGGGACATTTGATGTTACCGTGCTTGAGACTGGTGATAATGTCGTGGAGGTCCTTGCTACCGGCGGAGATGCGTTTTTGGGCGGCGATGATTTTGATAATAGAATCATTGATTGGGCAGCAGAAGAATTTAAAAGTGATGAAGGGATTGATTTAAAAAATGATGTAATGGCATTGCAGCGGCTCAAAGACGCGGCAGAAAATGCCAAAAAAGAGCTAAGTAGCGCACAAGAAACAGAGATTAACTTACCCTTTATCACTGCTGATGCGAGCGGTCCAAAGCACTTGGTGAAAAAAATCACTCGTGCGAAGTTTGAAAGCCTTATTGATGATTTAATCGAGGATACGATTAAAAAGATTGATTTTGTGATTAAAGATGCGGGGATTTCACAAAGTGATATAAGCGAAGTGGTAATGGTGGGCGGTTCTACGCGGATTCCAAAAGTGCAAGAGCGCGTTAAAGCATTTATTAGTAAAGATTTAAATAAATCAGTCAATCCTGATGAAGTTGTGGCTGTGGGTGCAGCAATACAAGGTGGTGTTTTAAAAGGCGATGTCAAAGATGTGCTCCTCCTTGATGTTACACCTTTGAGTTTAGGTATTGAAACTGCTGGCGGTATTTCAACCAAAGTCGTTGAACGCGGTGTAACTATCCCTACAAAGAAAACGCAAGTATTCTCTACCTACGAAGACAATCAACCTGCAGTGAGCATTAATGTACTGCAAGGAGAAAGGGAATTAGCGCGTGATAATAAATCGCTTGGGCGCTTTGATTTAAGCGGTATTCCGGCAGCTCCTCGTGGTGTGCCACAAATTGAAGTAACATTTGATATTGATGCAAATGGAATCTTAACCGTTTCAGCAAAGGATAAAGCCACAGGAAAATCTCAAGAGATTAAGATTAGCGGTTCAAGCGGACTTTCAGATTCCGAAATTGAAAAAATGGTCAAAGAAGCAGAATTACACAAAGAAGAGGATACGAAGAAAAAAGCAATTATTGAATTGCGTAATAATGCGGATTCTCTAGTGTATCAAACAAAAAAGAGCCTTGAAGAATTTAAGGATAAAATAGAATCTGCCGAAGTAGAAAAGATTCAAAGCGCGGTTGCTGCACTTGAAGAGACTTTGAAAAATGAAAATGCTTCAAAAGAGGAGCTTGAAGAGAAAATTAAAAATCTCACAGAAGTAAGCCATAAACTTGCTGAAGCAGCGTATGCCAAAGAGCAAGGTGGCACACAACAAGGCACAGATACAAAGAAAAAAGATGATGATGTCATTGATGCTGAAGTAGAGTAG
- a CDS encoding asparaginase domain-containing protein: MCASLFGLVYQGGESAKMDALSAKYAFFRVAMDTTHCRARHNFSHFYLTAFFCIESRLWRAHKSLLSLFLPQEIRTIASLHTEQIANIDSADMSAEIWLTLAKRVDTLLQSAHIRFCKII, encoded by the coding sequence GTGTGTGCTTCTCTTTTTGGGCTGGTATATCAAGGTGGAGAATCTGCGAAAATGGACGCCCTATCTGCCAAATACGCTTTTTTTCGTGTGGCTATGGATACTACGCATTGTCGCGCCCGGCATAATTTTAGTCATTTTTATCTCACAGCTTTTTTCTGCATAGAATCTCGACTATGGAGAGCACACAAAAGCCTACTATCGCTATTCTTGCCACAGGAGATTCGCACTATCGCTTCCTTGCATACAGAGCAGATTGCCAACATTGACAGCGCGGATATGAGCGCAGAGATATGGCTCACTCTCGCTAAGCGCGTTGATACCTTGCTTCAAAGCGCACATATTAGATTCTGTAAAATCATATGA
- a CDS encoding HP0495 family protein produces the protein MNLDMQKPNIVYPCVWEYRIIGESEERLRELVFEVMPREYNIKLGKHSAQGHFVSVYVSVEVQSESERNDIFVHLKQDKSVKMVL, from the coding sequence ATGAATCTTGATATGCAAAAACCAAACATCGTTTATCCCTGTGTGTGGGAGTATCGCATTATCGGTGAGAGTGAGGAGAGGCTACGCGAACTTGTCTTTGAGGTAATGCCACGCGAATATAATATAAAGCTTGGCAAACACTCGGCACAGGGGCATTTTGTGAGTGTATATGTGAGCGTGGAGGTGCAGAGTGAAAGCGAACGCAATGATATTTTTGTGCATTTAAAACAAGATAAAAGCGTGAAAATGGTGTTGTAG
- a CDS encoding COG3400 family protein, with amino-acid sequence MKKTLIVAQGGIARIFLDTILDKYFSNDYYVVVTKDMCFMPDNAPSSFEFHCFDYTSSFRLGEIIDNDIHSVFLVLEDKSEIIATYELIRAISKNVRIVMALEEQKKSAQMKNDNNVIILNEELIISNKFIERLPNVPLIPRSFGLGQGEIMEVGVPSGSIYAYRHIGSIQQKNWRIVGIYRGGKLLLSTHSLVIQPNDSLLIAGDPKKLNDVYRQIKSDIGQFPAPFGRDIFLYIDMSLSSEHRIFNDVQDAIFLNDNLKNNKLFIHLLNPSNFAFLKSIKDLESKSVKVMVDYNNASFKEKIAQDSQKRFGLVIVNHDIFALRKNRKVLFDLSIPVLKTGYEHISECKQGFVVLSESMGNADNVASVVFDVSKQLKLDIDVYDYDTDALYHNEIMQRYEELARIFKCDMNMIQTDSKNPILYLQDSFIPYLCFVPFERGISRTKTFSFLSTDAHKIVSMNNKNPQIFIPLSQVK; translated from the coding sequence GTGAAAAAAACGCTTATTGTCGCGCAAGGGGGTATTGCAAGAATATTTCTTGATACGATTTTAGACAAATATTTTAGCAATGACTATTATGTGGTCGTTACAAAAGATATGTGTTTTATGCCCGATAATGCACCTAGCTCCTTTGAATTTCATTGTTTTGATTATACCTCTTCGTTTCGTCTAGGGGAGATTATAGACAACGACATTCATAGCGTGTTTTTGGTGCTCGAAGATAAAAGTGAGATAATTGCTACTTATGAGCTTATCCGCGCTATAAGCAAAAACGTGCGTATTGTAATGGCGCTTGAGGAACAAAAGAAAAGCGCACAAATGAAAAATGATAACAATGTGATTATTTTAAATGAAGAGCTGATTATTTCAAATAAATTTATCGAGCGTCTGCCAAATGTCCCGCTTATCCCGCGTAGTTTTGGGCTAGGGCAGGGCGAGATTATGGAAGTTGGTGTGCCAAGCGGGAGTATATACGCATATCGGCACATAGGTTCTATACAGCAGAAAAATTGGCGCATCGTTGGCATTTATCGTGGTGGCAAGTTGCTTTTAAGCACACATTCTTTGGTGATTCAGCCAAATGATAGTCTGCTTATTGCTGGAGACCCAAAAAAGCTTAATGATGTGTATAGGCAGATAAAAAGTGATATAGGGCAGTTTCCTGCACCATTTGGACGCGATATTTTTCTTTATATTGATATGTCGCTTTCAAGCGAACATAGAATCTTTAATGATGTGCAGGACGCAATTTTTTTAAATGATAATCTCAAAAATAATAAGCTTTTTATCCATTTGCTTAATCCCTCTAATTTCGCGTTCCTCAAATCAATAAAGGATTTAGAATCTAAGAGCGTAAAGGTTATGGTGGATTATAATAATGCGAGCTTTAAGGAGAAAATCGCTCAAGATTCACAGAAACGTTTTGGGTTGGTGATTGTGAATCACGATATTTTTGCTTTGCGTAAGAATCGTAAGGTGCTTTTTGACCTCTCAATCCCTGTGCTTAAGACAGGCTATGAGCATATAAGCGAGTGCAAACAGGGCTTTGTCGTGTTAAGTGAAAGTATGGGAAATGCGGATAATGTAGCTTCGGTAGTATTTGATGTGAGTAAGCAGCTCAAGCTTGATATTGATGTGTATGATTATGATACGGACGCGCTGTATCATAATGAGATTATGCAGCGATATGAGGAGCTTGCGCGGATTTTTAAATGCGATATGAATATGATACAAACAGATTCAAAAAATCCTATTTTGTATTTGCAAGATAGCTTTATCCCTTATTTGTGCTTTGTGCCATTTGAGCGGGGCATTTCGCGCACCAAGACCTTTTCATTTCTTTCTACTGATGCTCATAAAATTGTATCAATGAACAATAAGAATCCGCAGATTTTTATTCCACTTTCGCAAGTTAAATAA
- a CDS encoding asparaginase: MNIWRIVQIFVCVLVMALGMLGCSSEEKAQQVKEKRSEKLEGFEQNAKIKKPNIVILATGGTIAGAVDSQIKTTGYNAGVISVDTLIEAVPQLQEIAHIQGEQIANIDSADMNDEIWLTLAQRVNKLLENPKIDGIVITHGTDTMEESAFFLHLTTRSDKPVVLTGAMRPSTAISADGPKNLYNALALAANTQSKGKGVMVVMNDRIQSARYVSKTHSLNVDAFSSPNSGDMGYILDGKVFFYTFPNKPHTTHSEFDVRSLRSLPKVDILYSYANDGLAIAAQALANQGTKGLVIAGSGAGSIHKNHKDMLKKLMQEGLIVVQSSRINNGIVLASEADAKLGFIGSGDLNPQKARVLLMLALTQTKNSAEIAKIFQRY; encoded by the coding sequence ATGAATATATGGCGTATTGTTCAAATCTTTGTTTGTGTTCTTGTGATGGCATTAGGAATGCTAGGTTGTTCAAGTGAAGAGAAAGCACAGCAAGTGAAAGAAAAAAGGAGTGAAAAGTTGGAAGGCTTTGAGCAAAATGCCAAAATAAAGAAGCCTAATATTGTGATTCTTGCCACAGGAGGCACGATAGCTGGGGCGGTAGATTCTCAAATTAAAACAACAGGCTATAATGCAGGAGTAATAAGCGTTGATACATTGATTGAGGCTGTGCCACAGCTTCAAGAGATTGCACATATTCAAGGGGAGCAAATTGCCAATATTGATAGTGCGGATATGAATGATGAAATATGGCTCACTTTGGCTCAACGCGTGAATAAGTTGCTTGAGAATCCAAAGATTGATGGTATTGTTATTACTCACGGCACAGATACAATGGAAGAGAGCGCGTTTTTTTTACATCTTACTACTCGAAGTGATAAGCCTGTAGTGCTTACAGGAGCAATGCGTCCTAGCACTGCGATAAGTGCTGATGGTCCTAAGAATCTTTACAATGCACTTGCATTAGCAGCTAATACGCAATCAAAGGGCAAGGGCGTTATGGTAGTGATGAATGATAGAATCCAAAGTGCGCGATATGTGAGCAAAACACATAGTCTTAATGTAGATGCTTTTTCCTCCCCTAATAGTGGCGATATGGGCTATATTTTAGATGGTAAAGTATTTTTCTACACATTTCCAAATAAGCCTCATACAACTCATAGTGAATTTGATGTGCGCTCTTTGAGATCTCTGCCAAAAGTGGATATTCTTTATTCTTATGCTAATGATGGCTTAGCCATAGCGGCTCAAGCTTTGGCAAATCAAGGCACAAAAGGCTTGGTCATAGCAGGAAGTGGCGCTGGAAGTATCCATAAGAATCACAAAGATATGCTTAAAAAATTAATGCAAGAGGGTTTGATAGTCGTGCAAAGCTCAAGGATAAATAATGGCATAGTATTAGCAAGTGAAGCAGATGCTAAACTTGGCTTTATTGGCAGTGGGGATTTGAACCCACAAAAAGCACGTGTGCTTTTAATGCTTGCCCTTACTCAAACCAAAAATTCAGCAGAAATTGCAAAAATTTTTCAAAGATATTAA